In Stieleria varia, one genomic interval encodes:
- a CDS encoding c-type cytochrome domain-containing protein — MMPTTMNRCIPVLIVGVFATLGFASEPDFDVPLAEKGHAFLKQYCFKCHGVDQKYPGLDTMNRATLLRPADESEDPFLVPGKSGESRLWDAIETEYMPPEGQPQPSAEEKEGFKKWIDEGAHFPPAPRAKRQFLGEETVLSVIEDDLRTLDDDDIQYTRYFSLAHLWNDTEGDEPLMTDDLRLVQAGLSKLVNSLSKKSRIVPPRIVDKEFGTVLAIDMRDYGWDEWHWNEVLKQYPYGLKVSGQTANNIYRMTQTKVPYLRADWFIAMASRPPLYHDLLGIPMNAKTLESDLGVDIKQNFLKGQLARAAFQKSGVSQQNRMVERHDTTGGGRYYWKSYDIKPGTGDKGDFIRRPLGPAFENFPGRQLAVFEHDGGEIIYSLPNGLQAYMLVAGDDQRIDQGPPDVVFDPNSHGGTFLITNGISCMGCHRNGMFQWEKDDVRPLYEGKAGQQLADQVLDLFPTNETMQRLVRQDRDHYLRALEEATGPFLKVGEDADQDITEFPEPVTQVSNRYLRDVTVEIAARELGKTDDATIRAMANLPSMKSLGLANWANEGGTISRENWERAFGRFSRELGVGVPIRVR, encoded by the coding sequence ATGATGCCGACCACAATGAACCGATGTATACCTGTCCTGATTGTAGGTGTTTTCGCGACGCTGGGATTTGCTTCTGAACCGGATTTTGATGTTCCTTTGGCCGAAAAAGGGCATGCATTCCTCAAGCAGTATTGTTTCAAGTGTCACGGCGTGGACCAGAAGTATCCCGGCCTGGATACCATGAACCGCGCCACGTTGCTGCGACCGGCCGACGAGAGCGAGGATCCATTCTTGGTGCCCGGCAAATCGGGTGAATCACGGTTGTGGGACGCTATTGAAACGGAATACATGCCACCGGAGGGGCAGCCGCAGCCCTCAGCGGAGGAGAAAGAGGGTTTCAAGAAGTGGATCGACGAAGGTGCTCATTTTCCGCCGGCGCCTCGGGCCAAGCGACAGTTCTTGGGCGAAGAGACGGTTCTCAGCGTGATCGAAGACGATCTAAGGACGCTTGATGACGACGACATTCAGTACACGCGATACTTTTCGTTGGCTCACCTGTGGAACGATACCGAAGGCGACGAGCCGTTGATGACGGACGACCTGCGTTTGGTGCAGGCCGGGTTGTCGAAACTGGTCAATAGCTTGTCCAAAAAATCGCGGATCGTTCCGCCCCGCATCGTCGACAAGGAATTTGGAACCGTCCTGGCGATCGACATGCGTGACTACGGTTGGGACGAATGGCACTGGAACGAAGTGTTGAAGCAGTACCCGTATGGATTGAAGGTCAGCGGTCAGACGGCCAACAACATTTATCGCATGACGCAAACCAAAGTTCCCTATTTGCGAGCCGACTGGTTCATCGCGATGGCATCACGCCCGCCGTTGTACCACGACTTGTTGGGCATACCGATGAACGCCAAGACTCTGGAATCGGATTTGGGAGTCGACATCAAGCAAAACTTTTTGAAGGGACAACTTGCCCGAGCCGCGTTCCAAAAAAGTGGTGTCTCGCAACAGAACCGCATGGTCGAGCGGCACGACACGACGGGCGGTGGACGCTATTACTGGAAGAGCTACGACATCAAGCCTGGTACGGGCGACAAGGGTGACTTCATCCGTCGTCCGCTCGGGCCTGCCTTCGAAAATTTCCCCGGTCGTCAATTGGCGGTCTTTGAACACGACGGTGGCGAGATCATTTACAGCTTGCCCAACGGTTTGCAAGCCTACATGTTGGTGGCCGGCGATGATCAGAGGATCGATCAAGGTCCACCCGATGTGGTGTTCGATCCAAACAGTCACGGCGGAACGTTCTTGATCACCAACGGAATCAGTTGCATGGGATGCCATCGCAACGGAATGTTCCAGTGGGAGAAAGACGACGTGCGACCGTTGTACGAAGGCAAGGCGGGGCAGCAGCTTGCCGATCAAGTTTTGGATTTGTTTCCGACGAACGAGACCATGCAGCGTTTGGTTCGCCAAGACAGGGATCATTACTTGCGGGCGCTGGAGGAAGCCACCGGACCATTCCTCAAGGTGGGCGAGGATGCCGACCAGGACATCACCGAGTTTCCTGAGCCGGTGACACAGGTTTCCAACCGATACTTGAGAGACGTCACTGTCGAAATCGCAGCACGAGAGCTGGGAAAAACAGACGACGCGACCATCCGTGCGATGGCCAATTTGCCTTCCATGAAATCACTCGGTTTGGCAAACTGGGCCAATGAAGGTGGAACGATCTCGCGTGAGAACTGGGAACGGGCGTTCGGACGTTTCTCACGAGAGCTTGGCGTGGGCGTACCGATCCGTGTCCGTTAG
- a CDS encoding DUF4277 domain-containing protein, with protein MRHKKRQPHRASDPAKLATKAVADDLTLQSRTIGALPIINRFIDRLNLHSLLNQFLPWEDGRSKVATSTAILLLVKNILLSREPIYGLAQWAAAYQPELLGL; from the coding sequence ATGAGACACAAAAAAAGACAACCGCATCGTGCGTCCGATCCTGCCAAGCTCGCAACCAAAGCGGTGGCCGATGACTTGACCTTGCAGTCAAGAACGATTGGGGCTTTGCCCATCATCAATCGATTCATCGACCGATTGAATTTGCACTCGCTGCTCAATCAGTTTCTGCCCTGGGAAGACGGGCGAAGTAAGGTTGCCACGTCCACCGCGATCCTGTTGCTTGTCAAAAACATCCTGCTTAGTCGTGAGCCGATCTACGGACTGGCTCAGTGGGCAGCAGCTTATCAACCTGAACTGCTGGGCCTGTAA